Proteins encoded in a region of the Paenibacillus wynnii genome:
- a CDS encoding acyltransferase, translated as MSQKERIPQLDIFRAVAILAVLAIHATSRTLSEMLDTSLFHPFLFINKFNQFAVPSFVFLSGFVLFYNYIDRPLNGKMLGKFYGKRLLYIIVPYVVFSLLYFILKMYAGNTWNLPAEEQIDKLGKYLLKGTAYTHLYYVIIIFQFYVLFPLFLWCMQKSRRVAAWAPLIGLLLQWGFVLLNKYMTRNGYWELSKGSLAITYFSYFLLGAAIAIYYSSLKKWLIPSREGWRSGKGLAWISLWTAWVVAGVVHVELWYRSYTKGTVINSLWYEAFSNVHALLSCLVLMQLSFLLYGYGRSRLSVWLSSIGACSFGIYLLHPALLYFYREIPFHGGSLAYTAAIAGGWLVALFGSWLVVALAFRYVKLSWILFGSVPPKPESGVKRIVTDMSVKAQG; from the coding sequence TTGAGTCAAAAAGAACGGATTCCGCAGTTGGATATTTTTCGGGCGGTCGCTATTCTAGCAGTGCTTGCTATCCATGCCACCTCGCGTACATTAAGTGAGATGCTGGATACGTCTTTATTTCATCCCTTTCTTTTCATTAATAAGTTCAACCAGTTTGCTGTACCTTCTTTTGTTTTCCTGAGTGGGTTTGTCTTATTCTACAATTATATAGATCGGCCATTGAATGGGAAAATGCTGGGTAAGTTCTATGGTAAACGGTTGCTTTATATTATCGTGCCTTATGTTGTTTTCTCACTGCTGTATTTTATATTGAAAATGTATGCAGGGAACACATGGAATCTGCCTGCAGAAGAACAGATCGACAAGCTGGGCAAATATTTGTTAAAAGGGACTGCGTATACGCATTTGTATTACGTCATTATTATTTTTCAGTTCTATGTGCTGTTTCCCTTATTCTTATGGTGTATGCAAAAGAGCCGCCGGGTTGCCGCTTGGGCGCCCTTAATCGGATTGCTGCTTCAATGGGGATTTGTCCTTCTAAATAAATATATGACTAGAAATGGCTATTGGGAGCTGTCTAAGGGCAGTCTTGCCATTACGTATTTTTCTTATTTCCTGTTGGGGGCTGCCATTGCTATTTACTATTCCTCATTGAAAAAATGGCTTATCCCCTCGCGTGAAGGATGGCGCTCAGGAAAAGGATTGGCCTGGATCAGCCTGTGGACAGCATGGGTTGTAGCAGGGGTAGTGCATGTTGAACTCTGGTATAGAAGCTATACAAAGGGTACAGTCATTAACAGCTTGTGGTACGAGGCATTTTCGAATGTACACGCTCTTCTGTCATGTCTGGTGTTAATGCAACTCTCATTTCTTCTATATGGTTACGGACGGAGTAGGTTGTCTGTATGGTTAAGCTCAATAGGCGCCTGCTCCTTCGGCATTTATCTGCTGCATCCGGCACTGCTCTATTTCTATAGAGAAATCCCATTTCACGGAGGCTCTCTCGCCTATACGGCCGCGATTGCAGGGGGCTGGCTTGTTGCGCTGTTCGGTTCATGGCTAGTTGTAGCCTTGGCCTTCCGTTATGTGAAGCTCTCTTGGATCCTGTTCGGATCCGTTCCTCCGAAACCGGAGTCCGGGGTGAAGAGAATAGTTACGGATATGTCAGTCAAAGCCCAAGGATAA